The Rickettsiales bacterium genome includes a region encoding these proteins:
- a CDS encoding lysozyme, with product MKTSKNGIELIKRFEGFSAEPYYCPAGKLTIGYGHVMSGKEREGLLTISKEIAENLLKKDIEIAEKTIARLVKIEITQGQFDALVSFIYNIGNQAFEKSTLLRILNDGETELAAGEFKRWVYSKGKRLRGLVKRREAEKLLFFS from the coding sequence ATGAAAACATCAAAAAATGGGATAGAGCTTATTAAGCGATTTGAAGGATTTTCGGCAGAGCCATATTATTGTCCAGCGGGGAAATTAACCATTGGTTACGGACATGTTATGTCTGGTAAGGAAAGAGAGGGTTTACTGACTATTTCTAAGGAAATTGCAGAGAATTTACTAAAAAAAGATATTGAGATAGCGGAGAAAACGATTGCTAGGCTGGTTAAGATTGAAATAACACAAGGTCAGTTTGACGCTCTTGTAAGCTTTATTTATAATATCGGCAATCAAGCTTTTGAAAAATCTACATTACTTAGGATATTAAATGATGGAGAAACAGAATTAGCGGCTGGTGAGTTTAAGCGTTGGGTCTATTCAAAAGGAAAGAGGCTGAGAGGTTTAGTAAAACGTAGAGAAGCTGAAAAATTGTTGTTTTTTAGTTAA